The following are from one region of the Halolamina litorea genome:
- a CDS encoding M24 family metallopeptidase, protein MPAVLPDAEYRSRLREVRGKLANTDADAAVWFSATSIHYVSGFEHVQTERPVALAVTQDRIEIVVPRLEVERVETVDRIDAVHHYFDYPQGRPIQLVAEMLDGLGAETVAADADGAPGVMGYEGPALSEFVDVETQSWVSRMRWEKTDAEIDLIRESAEWANLAHQYLADFTEPGAHPATVSQKASMEASRAMLDTLGDRFVENVRANGPAFAGYISADETALPHGHTPNQRLERGDVLVTGASANVDGYGSELERTMFVGEVSDEQEHYFELMLEAQTIAIDALGPGVPLSYVDEQVWEFYEEQGITDLAQHHVGHNIGLGGHEPPYIDKGWGDYDHVDDDDAEMQPGQVYTIEPGLYTETEGYRHSDTIAITEDGTEWLTYYPRDLDSNVITE, encoded by the coding sequence ATGCCGGCAGTCCTACCCGACGCCGAGTACCGATCCCGACTCCGCGAAGTCCGCGGGAAGCTCGCGAACACCGACGCCGACGCCGCCGTCTGGTTCTCCGCGACGAGCATCCACTACGTCTCCGGCTTCGAGCACGTCCAGACCGAGCGGCCGGTCGCGCTCGCGGTCACGCAGGACCGCATCGAGATCGTCGTGCCTCGACTGGAGGTCGAACGCGTCGAGACCGTCGACCGGATCGACGCCGTCCACCACTACTTCGACTACCCCCAGGGGCGCCCGATCCAGCTCGTCGCCGAGATGCTCGACGGCCTCGGCGCCGAAACCGTCGCCGCCGACGCCGACGGCGCGCCGGGCGTGATGGGCTACGAGGGCCCCGCGCTCTCGGAGTTCGTCGACGTGGAGACCCAGTCGTGGGTCTCGCGGATGCGCTGGGAGAAGACCGACGCCGAGATCGACCTGATCCGGGAGTCCGCGGAGTGGGCGAACCTCGCCCACCAGTACCTCGCGGACTTCACCGAGCCGGGCGCGCACCCGGCGACCGTCTCCCAGAAGGCGTCGATGGAGGCCTCGCGGGCGATGCTCGACACGCTCGGGGACCGCTTCGTCGAGAACGTCCGGGCGAACGGCCCCGCCTTCGCGGGCTACATCTCCGCCGACGAGACCGCGCTGCCCCACGGCCACACGCCGAACCAGCGACTGGAGCGCGGCGACGTGCTCGTGACCGGCGCCTCCGCGAACGTCGACGGCTACGGCTCCGAACTGGAGCGGACGATGTTCGTCGGCGAGGTCAGCGACGAGCAGGAACACTACTTCGAACTGATGCTCGAAGCCCAGACCATCGCCATCGACGCGCTCGGGCCGGGCGTGCCGCTGTCCTACGTCGACGAGCAGGTCTGGGAGTTCTACGAGGAGCAGGGAATCACCGACCTCGCCCAACACCACGTCGGCCACAACATCGGCCTCGGCGGCCACGAGCCGCCGTACATCGACAAGGGCTGGGGCGACTACGACCACGTCGACGACGACGACGCCGAGATGCAGCCGGGGCAGGTCTACACCATCGAGCCCGGCCTCTACACCGAGACCGAGGGCTACCGCCACTCCGACACCATCGCCATCACTGAGGACGGAACCGAGTGGCTGACCTACTACCCGCGCGACCTGGACTCGAACGTCATCACGGAGTAA
- a CDS encoding succinylglutamate desuccinylase/aspartoacylase family protein codes for MSLTLGDASAAPGETDTGRLRVGESRDGSPVSLPVCVVNGADDGETLYMQAVSDGDELNGLGVLTRVVPRLDPAELSGAVLIVGIVNHHAFQIAEHRNPIDDTKMNRAYPGNESGTNSERIAAATFDAASRADYVLDLHQGSTSRMLNEARVRCGRHHRMHRDCLELAKAFGTGYVLDQKGPDGQLARAAPDEGIPTIDPELGGCVGWDEESIQYGVEGVFNVLKHYGFLEGDVETTTQTRAAGFDQYRSPSGGLVRFRAELGDEVVRGDTLFEVTDAFGQLASRVTADGDGIFWRSRRLPQVATGEYVCSVATGIDSF; via the coding sequence ATGAGTCTCACGCTCGGAGACGCGAGCGCGGCCCCTGGCGAGACCGACACCGGGCGGCTGCGGGTCGGCGAGAGCCGCGACGGCAGCCCCGTTTCCCTGCCGGTCTGTGTGGTCAACGGTGCCGACGACGGCGAGACGCTCTATATGCAGGCGGTCTCGGACGGCGACGAGCTCAACGGCCTCGGCGTGCTGACGCGAGTGGTTCCCCGCCTCGACCCCGCGGAACTCTCCGGGGCGGTGCTGATCGTCGGCATCGTCAACCACCACGCCTTCCAGATCGCCGAGCACCGCAACCCCATCGACGACACGAAGATGAACCGGGCGTACCCCGGCAACGAGAGCGGCACCAACTCCGAACGCATCGCGGCGGCCACCTTCGACGCCGCCAGCCGCGCCGACTACGTCCTCGACCTCCACCAGGGCTCGACCTCGCGGATGCTCAACGAGGCGCGGGTCCGTTGTGGCCGCCACCACCGGATGCACCGTGACTGCCTCGAACTGGCGAAAGCCTTCGGCACGGGCTACGTCCTCGACCAGAAGGGTCCCGACGGGCAGCTCGCCCGCGCGGCGCCCGACGAGGGGATCCCCACCATCGACCCCGAACTCGGCGGCTGTGTGGGCTGGGACGAGGAGAGCATCCAGTACGGCGTCGAGGGCGTCTTCAACGTCCTCAAACACTACGGTTTCCTCGAGGGCGATGTCGAGACGACGACCCAGACCCGCGCGGCGGGGTTCGATCAGTACCGCTCGCCGTCTGGTGGGCTGGTCCGCTTCCGTGCCGAACTCGGCGACGAGGTCGTCCGCGGCGACACGCTGTTCGAGGTGACCGACGCATTCGGCCAACTGGCGAGCCGGGTGACCGCCGACGGCGACGGCATCTTCTGGCGCTCCCGTCGGCTCCCGCAGGTCGCGACCGGCGAGTACGTCTGCTCGGTGGCGACGGGCATCGACTCGTTCTGA